One window from the genome of Salvia splendens isolate huo1 chromosome 9, SspV2, whole genome shotgun sequence encodes:
- the LOC121749262 gene encoding protein PLANT CADMIUM RESISTANCE 7-like translates to MGRLPHNDNATQHHQSPTTGTPPPPPEEDLYEPPPGYQPPPAFTKPTTNRHDKPVAAQAFPPPQDLTVESFPPNQNIPTPAPFNPPPFHGVQVGIVAKENQPWKSNLFDCMKDPQNAIITLCFPCVTFGQIAEILDNGSTSCATSGILYSCIACCLGVPCLISCGYRSKLRAKFGLVESPAPDCLIHCFCEYCSLCQEYRELKDRGFDPSIGHAGNEARQRRQQFGVTPPMQQRMM, encoded by the exons atgGGGCGCTTGCCGCACAACGATAATGCAACTCAACACCACCAGAGCCCCACCACCGGCACTCCTCCTCCGCCACCTGAAGAAGACCTTTACGAACCGCCTCCCGGCTACCAACCTCCTCCTGCATTCACCAAGCCAACAACTAACCGTCATGATAAGCCGGTGGCCGCGCAAGCCTTCCCTCCTCCTCAAGACCTAACAGTAGAATCTTTCCCTCCAAATCAAAATATTCCAACGCCGGCTCCTTTTAATCCTCCTCCTTTCCATGGGGTACAAGTGGGAATTGTGGCTAAGGAAAATCAGCCATGGAAGTCTAATCTTTTCGATTGCATGAAAGATCCCCAAAATG CTATCATAACCCTATGTTTCCCATGCGTGACATTCGGGCAGATCGCTGAAATTTTGGACAACGGGAGCACAT CATGTGCGACAAGCGGAATACTGTACTCGTGCATCGCGTGCTGCTTAGGAGTGCCGTGCCTGATATCATGCGGGTATCGGAGCAAGTTGAGAGCAAAGTTTGGGCTGGTAGAGTCCCCTGCGCCAGATTGCCTCATTCATTGCTTTTGCGAGTACTGCTCCCTCTGTCAAGAATATAGAGAGCTCAAAGACAGAGGCTTCGACCCTTCTATTG GACATGCGGGAAATGAGGCAAGGCAAAGGCGGCAG